The segment ctctcacaacgctgatttccccgacagccaggatctcttcatcacccttacagagatcccctacgaagcgtccccagccattaccccggacacagaatctggtgaaggatcagccagtaagtgttgtaaacatctaaacatttatttttaacaaaacaggaatattaacaattaaaagaatgggttgttcatgattagtgtgccctaggcgcttaacggtttagtaaggggcagtgcaagttttgaaaagaaatctagcaatgtccggttttcagtgattgtcctgcacaagccgctctactgtgtattccctgctactgcagctacagtaaaatgcggtctatatgtgcggggatagagcagtaatcctcctgggacatctcgatgaagctctcctggaggtaacttgaaagccgttgcatgaggttcttggggagagcggccttattgggtcctccgaagtacgacacgttgccgcgccacgagattatcaggtactcggggatcattgctctgcacagcagggcggcatacggccctggtctttggaggctttcccggagcattctctctttgtcgctctcggagatcctcatcagggtgatgtcggccatggtgacctgcttttaattaggtaggggaatgttagtgttgggactgctttcccgttcctttacagaactgtaaccgctggtttgcagccacgcggtggaggcgggagaggggcagccgaaagggatcgttcccggggacagccgcgagggggtgggacaggggcagagttcccgcttgccggattgctggcagcagggactgacattgatttaaatgtgaaatgaggccagtggtaatataaaagttttaaactgccacaagtgtacggcttaccatgtctgcctgcaacagaaattccgttgtgctgcctcgcttctcaaatgtgctgttcaagaccccaggcacagaatgcgaaggccgagaattcgaccttgtgctgagtgcgcatgtgaaaggtgctgtgcatggtcttgttcacagagaaagactatgttctttgttcacaactacatttatctttcagaggaattcactccctttttcccatttccacagccccgtctgcgactgtctcacaacctagcctggaatcacactcccagaggctagcgcggattaggcgtaggaagaagaggacacgggaggacatgttctctgagcttatggcctcttcccaagcccaggcagcacagcagacccagtggcgggagaacttgacccgaatgcaccaagccaacatggatcgggaggagaggtggcgtcaggaagaccagcaggcgactctaacgctgcttggactactgagggagcaaacggacacactccggcgccttgtggatgttctgcaggaacggaggcaggaggacagagccccgctgcagtccatctctaaccgccctcccccgccaccaagtcccatacccacctcacccaaagtgcaaagaaggagaggcggcagagtccctgctaactctcactccacccctgcagagagctctagtagcagaaggctctcatttcccaaaatttgaaaagttctttccttcccgcctgacacaagcccacgtccaagtttcacctcccaatgccatgtgtagttgataataaaaaattcgtttctgttaactactgtttcaatcatgttcttttggaggaggaggggaaagggggttggaaattggacaggacagtctcctttggcagggtacatagtcgggggcaggcacagcagcagggcacatacacagtgcagtgatgcagtgactagttgccccggttagtctgggaggttgttttgatgtaatgttggggggggtgggttgctctgtgactttgtggcgggggagggcagttacagatcttaagcgccggtccttagacaggatcacagagccacacagcatgggatctgtaaccgtcctccccctgccacaaagtcaaatagacctcccatacacacagtcccgatcaggaggggtgacaggctccgttgaaacaagcatcccaccgcagcggagcctgtcaatccttgagtttagaagctgcattcgcatcacaacactagacccgccccgcaccacagtctgcgtcccagttttaaaaaattcccgcgaaaacagtattaaagaaaacggtgtgctttaacaaagtagaactatttttatttcgacacgtgtgttggagggggggtgaagggggtatgtaactggataggatagtcaacattacctgggtaaagaaacgggggcaggtttagcttctcagtacacaaactataaaatcacaggttaccctgctcactcaggaactttgctttcaaagcctcccggatgcacagcgcttcccgctggtctcttctaatcgcccggctgtctggctgtgagtaatcaccagccaggctattttcgtcaacctcccaccccgccataaaggtctcccccttgctctcacagagattgtggagcacacagcaagctgctataacaatggggatattggtttcgctgagatcacagcgagtcagtaagcttctccatctccccttgagacggccaaaagcacactccaccaccattctgcacttgctcagccggtagttgaagagttctttttcagtgtccagggcgccagtatagggcttcatgagccagggcattagcgggtaggctgggtccccgaggatgactataggcatctccacatccccaacagttattttgcggtccgggaagtaaataccttgttgcagccgtctaaacagaccagagttcctgaaaacacgagcgtcatgaaccttgcccggccatcccacgtagatgttggtaaaacgtcccctgtggtccaccagtgcttgcagcaccatggaaaagtatccctttcggttaatgtactgggtggcctggtggtccggtgccaggatagggatgtgagttccatctatggccccaccgcagtttgggaatcccatcgctgcgaagccatctatgatcgcctccacgtttcccagggtcactacctttggcagcagtacatcaacgattgccttcgctacttgcatcacaacaacccccacggtagatttgcccaccccaaactggttcgcgactgaccggtagctgtctggcgttgcaagcttccacagggctatggccactcgcttctgtacactcagtgcagctcgcaaccgggtgtcactgcgcttcagggcaggggacagcaactcacaaagttccaggaaagttcccttccgcatgcgaaagtttcgcagccactgggattcatcccagacctgcagcactatgcggtcccaccactcagtgcttgtctcccgtgcccagaatcgccgttccacggcatcaacatgacccattgccactgtgatgtcctcggcgctgggtcgcctgctttctgacaggtctgtgctactctcagacttcaggacatcaccgcggtgccgtagcctccttgcctgacttttctgcatctgcctcagggaaacctttatgataagctgcgagacgttgagagcggccacaactgcagcgatggtcgcagcgggctccatgctcggagtacagtggcgtccgcgctgtcaatgactggaaaagcgcgcgaactgttttcccgccggcgctttcagggagggagggcgggagtgatggacggatgacgacagtttcccaaaagcaccctcgactcattttgttacccagaaggcattgccggctacacccagaattccaatgggcagaggggactgcgggaactgtgggatagctgaccacagtgcaccgcttcgaatgtcgacgctatcaccgttagtgtggacgcacaaagtcgaattactgtccttagtgtggacacacacgttcgactttgcaatatcgattacaaaaattcgatgcaagtaaaatcgaactactctcgtagtgtagacaaggccttagagttgAACCACAGCCAAAGCCTCAGATATGAACTCCACATTTTGAGAAACTTTGCATCTGGATCGAAAACTTGCAGATCAGACCCATTTCAAATCTTAATTCTAGTGAGTTTCAGGTCTGAACCAATATTCAACAAGAAAGCTGATGAGTTTGACCATGTTTTGTGATGAATCTGCAGTATTGCATGATGTCAACTTCAAGTCACAAATCAGCCGAAGTTCTTTTAAAACTAGGCTCAGGTCCAACAAAGAGATTGGATACTTGAGTGAACTATTCTACAAATCTGGGCTAGAGTCTCCAGATAAAGGACTAATGCAGGTGCTGGAAAGCTATGTGAAACAGATTCAGAGTACACCtaaacagcaattaaacacccgcagcTAGCCCAGGTCATCTTATTTGGACTGTGGAGCTGTAAAATTGATCTGTAGATATTTGGACTTGGTTGGACCTCTGGAACCCAATGAGGAGGGAGGATCCcagggcttgggctccagcccaagcccaaatgtctatacagcaattttTACCCCTGAAAGTCTGAATCAGCTGACCTAGGCCAACCGTGCCActggtcttttattccagtgtagatgtaccccaatGACCTCCTAAAAAGCTCATGAGAGAAAAAGTTTCTGTATTTTACCCAGTTGAAAGAGAATGGACAAATACTTTACCAAAAGCACCCCCTTACCGGACACCCATACAGAATAAGATTTAGCCTTGTCCTCCCTTCCACCAGTGATGCAAACCTATTTATCAGTGTCTCACACAGATATCTCTTTGTTTCTTTTATGCTGCCCCTTACACATGGGACGACCTTCCTGACTGATCTGTAAGGGCACTATCctctccttcaaatctctcctcaagACCAACTTCTGCCACTACACTGGTAAGAAATGAACCAGTTAATGATGGCTAGGCTGCGGGACCGATAAGGATAATGGACGCTCACTTTATCTAAGTATAACTATTTTAGCATCCTAATATAGATATAAATCTCTAAAAATTGAATATattgtctctctctgtcccccagCCCATCAGATGTCACTTATCTTCTTTGCCTGTAAGGGCTTTGAGGCAAGCACTGTGTCTTTCtacatgtttgtacagaacctagatCAATGAAGTCCAGACCTGACTGGGGGTATTGTACCT is part of the Chrysemys picta bellii isolate R12L10 chromosome 2, ASM1138683v2, whole genome shotgun sequence genome and harbors:
- the LOC135981697 gene encoding uncharacterized protein LOC135981697, translating into MQSSPAVMAMQSVNRKRAPAWTDREVLDLIAVWGDESVLSELRSKRRNAKIYEKISKDMAERGYSRDATQCRVKIKELRQGYQKTKEANGRSGSHPQTSRFYEALHSILGAAATTTPPVTVDSEDGILSTAGSSDMLGDGEDEEGDEEGEAVGSSHNADFPDSQDLFITLTEIPYEASPAITPDTESGEGSATPSATVSQPSLESHSQRLARIRRRKKRTREDMFSELMASSQAQAAQQTQWRENLTRMHQANMDREERWRQEDQQATLTLLGLLREQTDTLRRLVDVLQERRQEDRAPLQSISNRPPPPPSPIPTSPKVQRRRGGRVPANSHSTPAESSSSRRLSFPKI